From the genome of Pseudomonas mohnii:
GTGCACTTCCCGGCCGAACCTACGCTTGACGGCATCATCGAAAAACGCCTGCTGCAAATGACCCGCACCTCGCCCGATGCCCCCGTGGCGCCGACACTGGCCGCGTATCGCGAACAGTTTTTGCGCACCGCCGGCCCGCGCAACAGCAGTTATTTGCAATCGAAAGTACGCGAGCAGCATGACGGCCTGGTGATTGTCGAACTGTCCAGCTACCTGGACAACGGCGGCGCCCATGGGATTCCGGGCCGCGGCTTCATCAACTACTCACGTCAACAACATAAGGTGCTGACGCTGTCGGACATGCTGGTGCCGGGACAGGAAGACGCGTTCTGGAAAGCCGCGCAGGTGGCGCACAACAGCTGGCTGATCAGCACCAAGCTCGATCAGGAACCGGAGTTCGTGAAGAGCTGGCCGTTCCAGAAAACCCAGAACGTGGCGCTGACCTATGGTGGGGTGATCCTCAAGTACGAAACCAGCAGCATCGCGCCTTACGCGCTGGGCCATGTCGAACTGAAGATCCCCTACCCTCGCCTTAACGGCATCATCAAGCCCGAGCTGTTTCCCGGCCGTAACTGAAGGCCCGGCCCAGCACGAGTTGCAGCAGCCCTGCCAGCACCAGCGCCGGCAGGGTTGCGCCGATGTCCGGATACAGATTGGCCAGCAGATGGTAGGTGCTGATCCCGCCCAGCCAGGCCAGCAGCGCCGGCCAGCGCAAAGCGGCTGACGCGACCTGGCCACTGCGTTTGCGCAGGATGAAGTGGTCCACCAGCACCACGCCGAACAGCGGCGCAAACACTGAACCGATCAATAACAGGAAGTTCTGGTACTGAGCCAAGGGTGCCAGCAAGGCGATCAAGGTGCAGACCACCCCGATGGCCAACGCCAGGTGCTCGACCTTCCAGCGCAACAGAATCCCGCTGGACACCGCCGCCGAGTGAATGTCGGCAAAGGCGTTCTCTGATTCATCCAGCAAAATCAGCAGCAACGGAATCCCCAGGCCTGCACCGGCCAGAGCCAGCAGCAAGGCATTGACTTCACCGCTCGGCGCGAACGCCAGGGTGTAGGCCACGCCCAGGCTCATCAGCCAGAAGTTGCCGATAAAGAAACCGATCGCGGTGCCCCCGAATACGTTTTTCGCCCGCTTGCCGAAACGCGAGTAGTCGGCGATCAGCGGCAGCCACGACAGCGGCATGGCAATCGCGATGTCGAAGCCCACGGCGAACGGCATCGAGCCATCACCGGCCTGCGCCCACAAGCCCGCCAGATCAGCCTTGGCGAACAGGTTCCAGGTCAGCCAGGTGCACGCGGCCAACAGCAGCCAGATGCCCCATTTGCGCAGGATCTGGCGCACGAACGTCAACGGGCCGCTGACCGCCAACAAGGTCGCCAGCGCACCGAAGAACAGCGTCCACAGCATCGGATGGGACAGCAGGCTGCCTTCGCTGAAGGCCCGCGCGCCCAACAGGCTGGCGGCATCGCGCATGACGATGATTTCGAACGAGCCCCAACCGATCAGTTGCAGCAGGTTCAACACCGCCGGCAGGCTGGCGCCTTTGGCGCCGAGGCTGAGTTTGAGCGCGGCCATCGACGACAGGCCGGTATCGCTGCCGATCACGCCAACCGCGGCCAGCAGCAGAACGCCGACCAGCGTGCCTAGAAAAATCGCCAGCAACGAGCCGGACAGCCCCAAACCTGGCGCCAACAGCGCACCGGTCTGCAGCACCATCAGGCCGATGCCGAGGGAGAACCACAGGGAAAACAGATCACGGCCGCCGAACACACGCCTGTCAGACGGCACCGCGATATCGGGGGAGTAAGTGCTGGGTTGAATGCTCAAGGGTGTTATCTCAGAGGGACATTTGTTGTTGTGTTGACCGCTATCGCCAGCAGGCTGGCTCCCACAAGGGACTTGTGGCGTTCACAAATCCAGTGTGGGAGCCAGCCTGCTCGCGATGGGGCCTGTAGGCCCCACCCTTTCAGGTCAGGTCAAACTTTCTGGTACAGCTGACTGCCTTCTTTCTTGAAGCGCTCGGCCTGCTCGGCCATGCCTTGGGCGACGTCCACGTCCAATGCTTCGATCCGCTGGTTGGCCGCGTACTCGCGCACTTCCTGGGTGATTTTCATCGAGCAGAACTTCGGCCCGCACATCGAGCAGAAATGCGCGACTTTGGCCGAATCCTTCGGCAGGGTTTCATCGTGATACGAGCGAGCGGTGTCCGGATCGAGGCCGAGGTTGAACTGATCTTCCCAACGGAATTCGAAACGCGCCTTGCTCAAGGCATTGTCACGAATCTGCGCGCCTGGATGCCCCTTCGCAAGGTCGGCGGCATGAGCGGCGATCTTGTAGGTGATGATCCCGGTCTTCACGTCATCCTTGTTCGGCAGACCCAAATGCTCCTTCGGCGTCACGTAGCAGAGCATGGCGCAACCGAACCAGCCGATCATCGCCGCACCAATACCCGAGGTGATGTGGTCGTAGCCTGGCGCGATGTCGGTGGTCAGCGGGCCAAGCGTGTAGAACGGCGCCTCGTCGCAGCACTCGAGCTGCTTGTCCATGTTCTCTTTGATCAACTGCATCGGCACGTGACCCGGGCCTTCGATCATGCATTGCACGTCGTGCTTCCAGGCGATCTTGGTCAGCTCACCGAGGGTCTCCAGCTCGCCGAACTGCGCTTCGTCGTTGGCGTCGGCAATCGAACCCGGACGCAGACCATCGCCCAGCGAGAAGCTGACGTCGTAGGCCTTCATGATTTCGCAGATTTCGTCGAAATGGGTGTAGAGGAAGTTTTCCTTGTGGTGCGCCAGGCACCACTTGGCCATGATCGAACCGCCACGGGAAACAATGCCGGTCACCCGCTTGGCGGTCATCGGCACATAGCGCAACAGCACGCCGGCGTGGATGGTGAAGTAGTCGACGCCCTGCTCGGCCTGCTCGATCAGCGTGTCGCGGAACAGCTCCCAGGTCAGGTCTTCAGCGACCCCATTGACCTTCTCCAGCGCCTGGTAAATCGGCACGGTACCGATCGGCACCGGCGAGTTGCGGATGATCCACTCACGGGTTTCGTGGATGTGCTTGCCGGTGGACAGGTCCATGACCGTGTCCGAACCCCAGCGAATACCCCAAGTCAGTTTCGCCACTTCTTCTTCGATGGACGAACCCAGGGCGCTGTTGCCGATGT
Proteins encoded in this window:
- a CDS encoding RsiV family protein — its product is MSLFKIASVAAIALTLGACQSLFQPNYRAPLETTRDASEQLKPGCKDQDCPLVNIDIVHFPAEPTLDGIIEKRLLQMTRTSPDAPVAPTLAAYREQFLRTAGPRNSSYLQSKVREQHDGLVIVELSSYLDNGGAHGIPGRGFINYSRQQHKVLTLSDMLVPGQEDAFWKAAQVAHNSWLISTKLDQEPEFVKSWPFQKTQNVALTYGGVILKYETSSIAPYALGHVELKIPYPRLNGIIKPELFPGRN
- the cytX gene encoding putative hydroxymethylpyrimidine transporter CytX, whose translation is MSIQPSTYSPDIAVPSDRRVFGGRDLFSLWFSLGIGLMVLQTGALLAPGLGLSGSLLAIFLGTLVGVLLLAAVGVIGSDTGLSSMAALKLSLGAKGASLPAVLNLLQLIGWGSFEIIVMRDAASLLGARAFSEGSLLSHPMLWTLFFGALATLLAVSGPLTFVRQILRKWGIWLLLAACTWLTWNLFAKADLAGLWAQAGDGSMPFAVGFDIAIAMPLSWLPLIADYSRFGKRAKNVFGGTAIGFFIGNFWLMSLGVAYTLAFAPSGEVNALLLALAGAGLGIPLLLILLDESENAFADIHSAAVSSGILLRWKVEHLALAIGVVCTLIALLAPLAQYQNFLLLIGSVFAPLFGVVLVDHFILRKRSGQVASAALRWPALLAWLGGISTYHLLANLYPDIGATLPALVLAGLLQLVLGRAFSYGRETARA
- the thiC gene encoding phosphomethylpyrimidine synthase ThiC: MTTKAKNDTHLSESAKVDEQSVQPFTRSQKIYVQGSRPDIRVPMREISLDVTPTDFGGEINAPVTVYDTSGPYTDPNVIIDVRKGLGDVRSAWIDDRGDTERLPGLSSHFGQERLADPELTKLRFAHVNNPRRAKAGANVSQMHYARKGIITAEMEYVAIRENMKLQEARAAGLMKQQHAGHSFGASIPKEITPEFVREEIARGRAIIPANINHTELEPMIIGRNFLVKINGNIGNSALGSSIEEEVAKLTWGIRWGSDTVMDLSTGKHIHETREWIIRNSPVPIGTVPIYQALEKVNGVAEDLTWELFRDTLIEQAEQGVDYFTIHAGVLLRYVPMTAKRVTGIVSRGGSIMAKWCLAHHKENFLYTHFDEICEIMKAYDVSFSLGDGLRPGSIADANDEAQFGELETLGELTKIAWKHDVQCMIEGPGHVPMQLIKENMDKQLECCDEAPFYTLGPLTTDIAPGYDHITSGIGAAMIGWFGCAMLCYVTPKEHLGLPNKDDVKTGIITYKIAAHAADLAKGHPGAQIRDNALSKARFEFRWEDQFNLGLDPDTARSYHDETLPKDSAKVAHFCSMCGPKFCSMKITQEVREYAANQRIEALDVDVAQGMAEQAERFKKEGSQLYQKV